From Marivirga harenae, one genomic window encodes:
- a CDS encoding RagB/SusD family nutrient uptake outer membrane protein — translation MKTYKIYSLIGLIAFFLIVGCKEEFLERPPQATLVAGNFPSTAEEAIIATNGIYNTLRIWGIYSGGFPLIDIMTDEMVKGSNPGDGVQVLNFQDYTFTSDDGNIETWYRTLYLGIRRSYLVLEKVPSIEMNAELKSRLLGEARFLRSFFYFSLVQAFGDVPLVESSEAPDGLARTDKEIIYQDIIFPDLLFAVDNLPEKSEYADEDAGRITKGAARAMLARIHLYRSEFPEAATYALEVINSQQYDLENEFQMAFRVATEHGDESVFEIGAVAENSFALGGNQYANTQGVRGTPNWGWGFGRPSYTWIEKLNNENDPRLDGSVIFLGDVIDGITIQGDGTTPDTTYAEDGAIAEIETYNQKVYATGELAADRWGHNRRVIRYADVLLMAAEALNETGNSAQALNYLNDVRERAREDNDQILSDITTTDPNQLREIIYEERSRELAFEGLRYWDLVRTDRAEEILGPLGFETGKHELFPIPQSEINISEGKISQNPNWN, via the coding sequence ATGAAGACTTACAAAATATATTCATTAATCGGTTTGATCGCCTTCTTTCTCATTGTTGGATGTAAAGAAGAATTTCTGGAGAGACCACCGCAAGCAACTTTGGTGGCCGGTAATTTTCCCTCCACTGCTGAAGAAGCTATTATTGCCACCAATGGTATTTATAATACCTTAAGAATTTGGGGAATTTATTCTGGTGGATTTCCTTTAATCGATATTATGACTGATGAAATGGTCAAAGGAAGTAATCCGGGAGATGGAGTTCAAGTCTTAAATTTTCAAGACTATACCTTTACTTCAGACGATGGAAATATTGAAACCTGGTATAGAACATTATACTTAGGGATTAGGAGGTCCTACCTGGTTTTGGAAAAAGTACCTTCTATTGAAATGAATGCGGAGCTCAAAAGCAGATTATTGGGTGAGGCTCGGTTTTTACGCTCATTTTTTTATTTTTCCTTAGTTCAGGCCTTTGGAGATGTTCCATTAGTTGAGTCATCCGAAGCTCCAGATGGATTGGCAAGAACTGATAAAGAAATCATTTATCAGGATATAATTTTCCCTGACTTATTATTTGCTGTAGATAATTTACCTGAGAAGTCAGAATATGCGGATGAAGATGCAGGTAGGATTACAAAAGGTGCTGCGCGAGCCATGTTAGCAAGAATCCATTTATACAGAAGCGAATTCCCTGAAGCGGCCACTTATGCACTAGAGGTGATTAATTCCCAGCAATATGACTTGGAAAATGAGTTTCAAATGGCTTTTCGTGTAGCTACGGAACATGGTGATGAGTCTGTTTTTGAGATTGGTGCTGTTGCTGAAAATAGTTTTGCCTTAGGAGGAAATCAATATGCCAATACGCAGGGGGTAAGAGGAACTCCCAATTGGGGATGGGGCTTTGGTAGGCCGTCATATACCTGGATAGAGAAATTAAATAATGAAAATGATCCGAGACTGGATGGATCTGTTATCTTTTTAGGCGATGTTATTGATGGAATCACTATTCAAGGTGATGGTACCACACCTGATACCACTTACGCTGAAGATGGTGCTATAGCTGAAATCGAAACTTACAACCAAAAGGTTTATGCCACAGGAGAATTAGCCGCAGATCGATGGGGGCATAATAGAAGAGTGATTAGATATGCTGATGTTTTGTTAATGGCGGCAGAAGCTTTAAATGAAACTGGCAATTCAGCACAAGCATTAAATTACCTGAATGACGTGAGAGAAAGAGCAAGGGAGGATAATGATCAGATATTGTCAGATATTACTACAACCGATCCAAATCAATTAAGAGAAATTATTTACGAAGAACGCAGCCGAGAGCTAGCTTTTGAAGGCTTACGTTATTGGGATTTAGTTAGAACTGATCGTGCGGAAGAAATTTTAGGTCCTTTGGGATTTGAAACAGGGAAGCATGAATTATTCCCTATTCCGCAATCTGAAATTAACATCTCGGAAGGAAAGATCTCCCAAAACCCAAATTGGAATTAA
- a CDS encoding Ig-like domain-containing protein, producing MRMLSKMKYWIGALMLSALVFTACDDEPDEAPDLTITALTATGTDITTGDEVTVDLNGATSASDVPPDAVFEITFDREVDAATATASNITVSDGDNNVSISVSASGSVVTVTPDEDLIQGTDYTVSVSSALTGADGGAVTNGSRTFDTAGRLPVVAPQEASQVAYWKFDGDASDEMGNFQDGEEIAIEYQEDRFGSVNSTAYFDGDASIIEVPAAASLLDDTESFTLSFWLKVQPEGHVNDNGDPTGMFVFGLGAFFGIQYEIFGSFEGSKYAVSYVNDEGVETAEDMFYPSEATDNTNGGWQGWDFARSLSPTQMQDIIVDNWYHNVFTYNAEEKKGYLYFDGQLMKSFDFNLWPEGDTKRTITGVTYRGAEPEVFDDLAFGFIHSRAGSLFDDAAFGNYENPNANHFKGWLDDFRIIHAAYSEDDVTSLYEAERP from the coding sequence ATGAGAATGCTAAGTAAAATGAAGTATTGGATCGGTGCCTTAATGCTAAGTGCGCTGGTTTTTACAGCTTGTGATGATGAACCGGATGAGGCACCCGATTTGACTATCACAGCTTTAACTGCAACTGGAACAGACATCACAACTGGTGATGAGGTAACTGTTGATTTAAATGGAGCTACGTCTGCCTCAGACGTTCCGCCTGATGCTGTATTTGAAATAACATTTGATAGAGAAGTAGATGCGGCAACAGCCACAGCTTCAAATATCACAGTTAGCGATGGAGATAATAATGTTTCCATTTCTGTATCAGCAAGCGGTAGCGTTGTAACTGTAACCCCAGATGAAGACTTAATTCAGGGGACTGACTACACAGTATCAGTTTCAAGCGCACTTACTGGCGCTGATGGTGGAGCAGTTACAAATGGCTCAAGAACTTTCGATACAGCTGGTAGACTACCAGTAGTAGCCCCTCAAGAGGCAAGCCAAGTTGCATACTGGAAATTTGATGGTGATGCTTCCGATGAGATGGGTAATTTCCAAGATGGAGAGGAAATTGCTATAGAATATCAGGAAGACCGATTTGGTTCCGTTAATAGCACTGCATATTTTGATGGTGATGCTAGTATAATTGAAGTACCTGCAGCAGCTTCATTATTAGATGATACTGAAAGTTTTACGCTTAGCTTTTGGTTAAAAGTTCAACCAGAAGGTCATGTAAATGATAATGGAGATCCAACAGGGATGTTTGTTTTTGGTTTGGGAGCATTTTTCGGGATTCAATATGAAATTTTTGGTTCTTTTGAAGGTTCCAAATACGCAGTAAGCTATGTAAACGATGAGGGAGTAGAAACTGCTGAAGACATGTTCTATCCAAGTGAAGCTACTGACAATACTAATGGTGGATGGCAAGGCTGGGATTTCGCAAGAAGTCTTTCTCCAACTCAAATGCAAGACATTATTGTTGACAATTGGTACCATAATGTATTTACATATAATGCTGAAGAGAAAAAAGGCTATTTGTATTTTGATGGACAATTAATGAAGAGTTTTGATTTCAACTTATGGCCAGAAGGCGATACAAAAAGAACAATCACAGGGGTAACTTACAGGGGAGCAGAACCTGAGGTATTTGATGATCTTGCATTCGGATTTATCCATTCCAGAGCAGGTAGTTTATTTGATGATGCCGCTTTTGGAAACTACGAGAATCCAAATGCAAACCACTTTAAAGGTTGGTTAGATGATTTCAGAATTATTCATGCAGCATATTCTGAAGACGATGTGACATCTCTTTACGAAGCCGAAAGACCATAA
- a CDS encoding glucoamylase family protein: MSYSPKPLLSFLVLFLLSGILVSCKEEQEPEELGLLQLRSIRLGTLDLVEGEVTENAPFDKGLVIEFTDPLDRNSAEENISISTEEVDLALNFSYLNEDKAISALPENDFQNNTVYTITVGTLRSVNNKEFPGGTYQFKTEQGEIKLLSVEVDGISLQSTNRIDNISLNPEIILAFNQMLNPNTDFSDFISLINKGARLPLSFNLSEDQKTLQVQSQEEARDLVRYNFNISNDLPSENEFQFSGFDKIFYTQLDSTFKFNELSDEALLTKVQAQTFKYFWDFAHPNSGLARERNTSGDVVTIGGSGFGVMAIIVGIERGFITRQEGIDRLEKIVDFLSQADRFHGVWPHWMNGNTGNTIPFSELDDGADLVETAFMIQGLLAVRQYLNGSNAQELAIINQITTLWEEVEWDWFTKGGEDVLYWHWSPENEWAMNLPIRGWNESLIIYVLAASSPTHPIEKSVYDAGWARNGGIVNGTSTYGISMPVGEDRGGPLFFAHYSFLGLDPRNLQDQYANYWEQNQAHSLINQAYCIDNPNNFVGYSEASWGLTASDNHVGYSAHSPGNDLGVITPTAALSSIPYTPEESMKAIKHFYYLLGDRLWGEYGFYDAFNVTQDWYANSYLAIDQGPIITMIENHRTALIWNTFMQDSDVQNGLDDLGFTF; the protein is encoded by the coding sequence ATGTCATATTCACCTAAGCCTTTATTATCCTTCCTAGTATTGTTCCTACTAAGTGGAATCTTGGTCTCCTGTAAGGAGGAGCAAGAGCCTGAGGAATTAGGTCTTTTACAATTGAGAAGTATAAGATTAGGTACCCTTGATTTAGTTGAAGGGGAGGTAACCGAAAATGCTCCATTTGACAAAGGTCTTGTCATTGAATTTACTGATCCATTGGATAGAAATTCAGCTGAGGAAAACATTAGTATTTCAACTGAAGAGGTTGATTTAGCCTTGAACTTTTCTTATCTGAACGAAGATAAAGCCATATCAGCATTGCCTGAAAATGACTTTCAAAATAATACTGTTTATACTATAACAGTTGGGACTTTACGTTCTGTAAACAACAAAGAGTTCCCTGGTGGAACCTATCAATTTAAGACAGAACAAGGGGAGATAAAATTACTTAGTGTAGAAGTAGATGGTATATCATTACAAAGCACTAACCGAATTGACAACATATCCCTAAATCCTGAAATTATCTTGGCTTTTAACCAAATGCTAAATCCTAATACTGATTTTAGCGATTTCATTTCACTTATCAATAAAGGAGCTCGCTTGCCTTTAAGTTTCAACCTTTCAGAAGACCAAAAAACATTGCAAGTCCAAAGCCAAGAAGAGGCAAGAGATTTGGTTCGATATAACTTTAATATATCGAATGATTTACCAAGTGAAAATGAATTTCAATTCTCAGGATTTGACAAAATATTCTATACCCAATTAGACTCTACCTTCAAATTTAACGAACTATCAGATGAAGCGCTTTTAACAAAAGTTCAAGCCCAAACTTTTAAGTATTTTTGGGATTTTGCCCATCCCAATAGTGGATTAGCTAGAGAGAGAAATACCTCTGGAGATGTGGTGACTATTGGTGGTTCTGGTTTTGGAGTTATGGCCATTATTGTGGGCATTGAAAGAGGTTTTATCACAAGGCAAGAGGGAATTGATCGACTTGAGAAAATTGTTGATTTTTTATCTCAGGCAGACCGCTTTCATGGTGTTTGGCCGCATTGGATGAATGGAAATACAGGAAATACGATTCCTTTTAGTGAGTTGGATGATGGTGCTGATTTAGTAGAGACCGCTTTTATGATCCAAGGTTTGTTGGCGGTAAGACAATATTTGAATGGATCAAATGCACAAGAACTGGCTATTATTAACCAGATTACTACATTGTGGGAAGAAGTAGAATGGGATTGGTTTACCAAGGGTGGAGAAGATGTATTGTATTGGCATTGGTCACCCGAAAATGAATGGGCAATGAATCTTCCCATTAGAGGTTGGAATGAGAGCTTAATAATCTATGTACTTGCTGCTTCTTCCCCTACTCATCCTATTGAAAAATCAGTTTATGATGCTGGTTGGGCCAGAAATGGCGGGATCGTTAATGGTACTTCAACTTATGGTATTTCAATGCCAGTAGGGGAAGATAGAGGAGGCCCCCTTTTCTTTGCACATTACTCATTTTTGGGCCTAGATCCTCGAAACCTTCAAGATCAATACGCCAATTATTGGGAACAAAACCAAGCACATTCTTTAATTAACCAAGCTTATTGCATTGACAACCCCAACAATTTTGTGGGCTACAGTGAAGCTTCTTGGGGATTAACAGCAAGTGACAATCACGTAGGATATAGCGCTCACTCTCCTGGGAATGATTTAGGAGTAATTACCCCTACTGCTGCCTTATCATCAATTCCCTATACTCCTGAAGAATCTATGAAAGCTATTAAGCATTTTTATTATTTGTTAGGAGATAGGTTATGGGGCGAATATGGCTTTTATGATGCTTTTAATGTGACCCAGGATTGGTATGCCAATTCTTATTTAGCTATCGATCAAGGACCGATCATTACTATGATAGAAAATCATAGAACGGCATTAATCTGGAATACCTTCATGCAAGATTCAGATGTGCAGAATGGGTTAGATGATTTAGGATTTACTTTTTAA
- a CDS encoding glucoamylase family protein, with protein MKNILLLITTALLFSFCSSPQKEKEESTNKMDDDSLLNLVQYQTFQYFWDGAEPNSGLARERFHEDDVYPSNDKHIVTTGGSGFGLMAIIVGVERGFVERNEAIARFGKILDFLETADRFHGAYPHWLNGETGEVKAFSKKDDGGDLVETAFLIQGLLTVRQFLDSSIAAEEKLAQRITSIWEGVEWDWYTKGGENVLYWHWSPNHGWDMNFPVGGYNECLIMYVLAASSPTHPIKADVYHKGWARDGAIANDTTVFGLPTILDHFEHANKAVGPLFWAHYSYLGLNPKNLNDKYGNYWDLNKNHALIQYRYAVENPNNFEGYGENMWGLTSSYSMRGYAGHNPSDDLGVISPTAALSSFPYTPKESMQFLKFLYEPKRDSLIGNFGAYDAFSFEHDWYVPRYLAIDQGPIPVMIENHRSGLIWELFMQNKEIENGLSKLGFYYEE; from the coding sequence ATGAAAAATATACTTTTATTAATTACTACGGCATTGCTTTTTTCTTTTTGTTCTTCCCCTCAAAAGGAAAAGGAAGAAAGCACGAATAAAATGGATGATGATTCACTATTGAATTTAGTGCAATATCAAACTTTCCAGTATTTCTGGGACGGGGCAGAACCTAATTCTGGGCTAGCTAGGGAAAGATTTCACGAGGATGATGTTTATCCTTCAAATGATAAGCATATCGTAACTACCGGAGGCTCAGGCTTTGGTTTAATGGCCATCATTGTAGGTGTAGAAAGAGGGTTTGTCGAACGAAATGAAGCGATTGCAAGATTTGGAAAGATATTAGATTTTCTGGAAACGGCTGATCGTTTTCATGGAGCTTATCCGCATTGGTTAAATGGTGAAACGGGAGAAGTAAAGGCATTTAGCAAAAAAGATGATGGTGGAGATTTAGTGGAAACTGCTTTTCTGATTCAAGGACTTTTAACAGTCAGACAGTTTTTAGATTCTTCAATTGCAGCAGAGGAAAAACTTGCGCAACGAATTACAAGCATTTGGGAAGGAGTAGAATGGGATTGGTACACAAAAGGTGGAGAAAATGTGTTGTATTGGCACTGGTCGCCTAACCATGGCTGGGACATGAATTTCCCAGTCGGAGGCTATAACGAATGCCTAATTATGTATGTGTTGGCAGCCTCTTCTCCAACGCATCCTATAAAGGCCGATGTATATCACAAAGGTTGGGCAAGAGATGGCGCAATTGCTAATGATACAACTGTCTTTGGCTTGCCAACTATATTGGATCATTTCGAACATGCCAATAAAGCTGTTGGGCCTTTATTTTGGGCTCACTATTCCTATTTGGGTTTAAATCCTAAAAATTTGAATGACAAATACGGCAACTACTGGGATTTGAATAAAAATCATGCACTCATTCAATATAGATATGCAGTAGAGAATCCTAATAATTTTGAGGGATATGGAGAAAATATGTGGGGCTTAACCTCCAGCTATTCCATGAGAGGATATGCTGGACATAATCCTAGTGATGATTTAGGTGTGATTTCTCCAACTGCGGCACTCTCTTCCTTTCCTTATACCCCAAAGGAAAGTATGCAGTTTCTAAAATTTTTATATGAACCTAAAAGAGATAGTTTGATAGGAAATTTCGGTGCGTATGATGCTTTCTCTTTTGAACATGATTGGTATGTACCTCGCTACTTGGCGATTGATCAAGGACCAATCCCAGTCATGATTGAAAACCATCGTTCAGGTTTGATTTGGGAGCTGTTTATGCAGAATAAAGAAATTGAAAATGGGCTTTCTAAACTAGGGTTTTACTATGAAGAATAA
- a CDS encoding prolyl oligopeptidase family serine peptidase: MKNKGKYFFGILLSLLVFNASGQDKSSFLRAELIEGKDTLRYRILYPENFDPAKKYPLVLFLHGAGERGSDNEKQLVHGSDLFLAKDTRENFPAVVIFPQCPKSEYWAKAEIVRSSEGNTFDFDYSLDPHASMRMVMDLVKSFSQNHFIDESRLYVGGLSMGGMGTFEILHRMPNTFAAAFAICGAGNPYSVGNYAKKVDMWVFHGAKDDVVEPSYSKNMVKSLEEAGANVKFTQYPKANHNSWDLAFAEPELLSWLFSNSK; encoded by the coding sequence ATGAAGAATAAGGGGAAATACTTCTTTGGTATTCTTTTGAGCCTTCTGGTATTCAATGCCAGTGGACAAGATAAATCGAGCTTCCTCAGGGCTGAATTGATTGAAGGGAAAGATACTTTAAGATATAGAATCTTGTATCCTGAAAATTTTGATCCAGCTAAAAAGTATCCTCTTGTTTTGTTTTTACATGGAGCAGGCGAAAGAGGAAGCGATAATGAAAAGCAGCTTGTTCATGGTAGTGATCTTTTTCTTGCAAAGGATACTCGTGAGAATTTCCCAGCTGTTGTTATTTTTCCACAGTGCCCTAAATCAGAATACTGGGCGAAAGCTGAAATAGTTCGCTCTTCTGAAGGGAACACATTTGATTTTGATTATTCACTTGACCCTCATGCTAGTATGCGAATGGTCATGGATTTGGTAAAGAGTTTTAGCCAAAATCACTTCATTGATGAATCAAGATTATATGTGGGTGGCCTTTCCATGGGAGGTATGGGGACTTTCGAAATACTGCATAGAATGCCGAATACATTTGCCGCAGCATTTGCCATTTGTGGTGCTGGGAATCCTTATTCTGTAGGGAATTACGCCAAAAAAGTAGATATGTGGGTTTTCCATGGTGCAAAGGATGATGTTGTAGAGCCTTCTTATTCTAAAAATATGGTGAAATCATTAGAGGAAGCAGGAGCTAATGTGAAATTCACACAGTATCCTAAGGCTAATCATAATAGCTGGGACCTGGCTTTTGCAGAACCTGAATTACTTAGTTGGTTATTTTCAAATTCAAAATAG
- the bglX gene encoding beta-glucosidase BglX, with protein sequence MKFLIVSFLGFLLILGSCTNVQQNENTSSIDQKVDSLLAVMSLEEKIGQLNLPSAGDVSTGISTNKGIAKQIKEGKVGGLFNINGLDKIREVQKVAVEESRLGIPLIIAKDVIHGYKTTFPIPIGLSASWDMDLIEKSARIAAEEASADGIAWTFSPMTDISRDPRWGRVSEGSGEDPYLGGQIASAMVRGYQGDDLSAANTLLACVKHFALYGASEAGRDYNTVDMGRLRMYNDYFPPYKAAVDAGVGTAMASFNEIDGVPATGNKWLMTDVLRYAWDFDGFVVSDYTGVSEMIAHGMGDLQQVSALAINAGVEMDMVSEGFLTTLEKSVAEGKVTEATITNAARLILKAKFQLGLFDDPYRYMDEERASQEIFSAENRAVARKIAAESMVLLKNDKALPLQKDAKIALIGPLANNKENMVGTWSVSSDISKSVSIYDGIKEVSTNPENVKYAKGSNLVEDADLEERIGMFGKNTYRDDRPEAVMIAEAVQLAKNADVVVAVLGEASESSGESSSLTDISIPDVQVNLLKALKATGKKIVVVLLSGRPLVLNEILEDSDAILNAWFPGSEAGLALADVLYGDVNPSGKLTMTYPQNVGQIPIYYAHKNTGRPLEGEWFQKFKTNYLDVSNEPEFPFGYGLSYTSFSYDNLSLSSESIGMDESLTLSVEVTNSGDLTGKEVVQLYIRDLVGTVTRPVKELKGFEKIELKAGETKTIEFTLSKSDLGFYHQDMSFYAEPGKFKVFVGTNSDEVLESEFELK encoded by the coding sequence ATGAAATTTTTAATAGTATCCTTTCTTGGTTTTTTGTTGATTTTGGGCAGTTGTACAAATGTTCAGCAAAATGAAAACACTTCTAGTATAGACCAAAAAGTAGATTCTTTACTGGCTGTTATGTCCCTGGAAGAAAAAATTGGGCAATTGAACCTGCCTTCCGCTGGAGATGTAAGTACTGGAATTAGTACAAATAAAGGTATAGCCAAACAAATTAAGGAAGGAAAAGTAGGAGGATTGTTCAATATTAATGGATTGGACAAAATCCGCGAAGTGCAAAAGGTTGCAGTGGAGGAAAGCCGCTTAGGAATCCCTTTAATAATAGCAAAAGATGTTATACATGGTTATAAAACGACTTTTCCGATTCCTATTGGCCTATCTGCCAGTTGGGATATGGATTTGATAGAAAAATCGGCAAGAATAGCCGCTGAAGAAGCCTCTGCTGATGGTATTGCTTGGACTTTTTCTCCCATGACTGATATTTCTAGAGATCCACGATGGGGAAGAGTCTCAGAAGGCAGTGGTGAAGATCCCTATTTAGGTGGTCAAATTGCTTCGGCCATGGTGAGAGGTTATCAAGGAGATGATCTATCTGCAGCCAATACTTTGTTGGCCTGCGTAAAACATTTTGCGCTTTACGGTGCCTCTGAAGCTGGTAGAGATTATAATACAGTGGACATGGGACGCTTGAGGATGTATAATGATTATTTCCCGCCTTACAAAGCAGCAGTAGATGCAGGAGTTGGTACTGCTATGGCTTCTTTCAATGAAATAGATGGGGTTCCAGCCACAGGCAATAAATGGTTGATGACGGATGTACTTCGTTATGCTTGGGACTTTGATGGCTTTGTGGTGAGTGATTACACAGGTGTTAGCGAAATGATTGCCCACGGAATGGGTGATTTACAACAAGTTTCGGCTTTAGCCATCAATGCAGGAGTGGAAATGGATATGGTAAGTGAAGGCTTTTTAACGACATTAGAAAAATCTGTAGCAGAAGGCAAGGTTACGGAAGCAACCATAACAAATGCAGCTAGACTGATTTTGAAAGCCAAGTTTCAATTAGGCTTGTTTGATGACCCTTACCGATATATGGACGAAGAACGAGCTTCTCAGGAAATTTTCTCAGCTGAAAACAGAGCAGTTGCAAGAAAAATTGCTGCTGAATCTATGGTTTTATTGAAGAATGATAAGGCCTTACCGCTTCAAAAAGATGCTAAAATAGCGTTGATTGGTCCATTAGCCAATAATAAAGAAAATATGGTGGGAACCTGGAGTGTTAGCTCGGATATCAGCAAATCAGTTTCGATTTATGATGGGATTAAAGAAGTCTCTACTAATCCTGAGAATGTGAAATATGCAAAAGGCTCTAACTTGGTCGAAGATGCTGATCTGGAAGAGCGTATTGGCATGTTTGGCAAAAACACTTACCGAGACGACCGACCTGAAGCAGTAATGATTGCTGAAGCAGTGCAATTAGCTAAGAATGCTGATGTGGTAGTGGCTGTTTTAGGCGAGGCTTCCGAAAGCTCTGGCGAAAGTTCAAGCTTAACGGATATCAGTATTCCTGATGTTCAGGTGAATTTATTAAAGGCATTGAAGGCCACTGGGAAAAAAATAGTAGTGGTTTTGTTAAGTGGAAGGCCACTAGTTTTAAATGAAATATTAGAAGATTCAGATGCTATTTTGAATGCTTGGTTTCCAGGCTCTGAAGCAGGTTTGGCTTTAGCAGATGTTTTATACGGTGATGTTAATCCATCTGGAAAATTGACCATGACCTATCCTCAAAATGTAGGACAAATTCCAATTTACTATGCCCATAAAAACACGGGACGTCCTTTGGAAGGAGAATGGTTCCAAAAATTTAAGACCAATTATTTGGATGTTTCTAACGAGCCGGAATTTCCTTTCGGGTATGGATTAAGTTATACCAGTTTCTCTTATGATAATTTAAGCTTGAGTTCAGAAAGCATAGGTATGGATGAAAGTTTAACCTTATCTGTGGAGGTAACGAATTCCGGAGATCTTACAGGTAAAGAAGTTGTTCAATTATATATCCGTGATTTGGTGGGAACTGTTACGCGTCCTGTTAAAGAATTAAAAGGCTTTGAAAAAATCGAATTAAAGGCTGGAGAGACTAAAACCATAGAATTTACTTTAAGTAAAAGTGATCTAGGATTCTATCATCAAGACATGAGTTTTTATGCGGAACCGGGAAAATTCAAGGTCTTTGTAGGAACTAATTCGGATGAAGTTTTAGAATCAGAGTTTGAATTAAAATGA